In one Prosthecochloris aestuarii DSM 271 genomic region, the following are encoded:
- the mtnA gene encoding S-methyl-5-thioribose-1-phosphate isomerase, translating into MIDAISFTNGTLRYLDQRFLPLQENYVETRSHMEAIEAIKTLAVRGAPLIGVAAGYTVILGLQSYEGTKEEFPAYFDRLIADVEASRPTAVNLFFATAKLKDLFKAHYAALSLEALFAAMNAAAVEIHNDEIANCDNMSRHGVELIKQDLAETLKTRKLTVLTHCNTGTLATGGSGTALGVIKLAWQEGLIEKVITAESRPLLQGLRLTAWELEQEKIPFYSISDSSSAFLMQKGMIDFGIVGADRIASNGDTANKIGTCAHAISAYHHKIPFYIAAPVSTIDITIDNGTQIPIEERNGDELRTIFGTQVATPTTPVINYAFDVTPNQFINGIVTDKKAVTGNYSQELQKLFT; encoded by the coding sequence ATGATTGACGCAATATCGTTTACCAACGGAACCCTTCGCTATCTGGACCAGCGATTCCTTCCCCTTCAGGAAAACTACGTGGAGACAAGGAGCCATATGGAAGCCATCGAAGCGATAAAAACACTGGCTGTCCGTGGTGCACCACTGATCGGCGTAGCAGCAGGATACACCGTCATTCTCGGCCTGCAGAGCTACGAAGGGACAAAAGAGGAGTTCCCCGCCTATTTCGACAGGCTGATCGCCGATGTCGAAGCATCGAGGCCTACTGCCGTGAATCTCTTCTTTGCCACCGCGAAGCTCAAAGATCTCTTCAAGGCACACTATGCCGCCCTTTCGCTCGAGGCTCTCTTCGCTGCAATGAACGCAGCGGCGGTTGAGATTCACAACGATGAAATCGCCAACTGCGACAACATGTCCCGCCATGGCGTCGAGCTGATAAAACAGGATCTGGCCGAAACCCTGAAAACGCGCAAACTGACCGTTCTGACTCACTGCAATACCGGCACGCTGGCAACCGGCGGCTCAGGAACAGCACTCGGCGTCATCAAACTCGCATGGCAGGAAGGACTGATTGAAAAGGTCATCACCGCCGAAAGCCGCCCCCTGTTGCAGGGCCTTCGCCTGACGGCATGGGAACTTGAACAGGAAAAAATCCCGTTCTACTCCATTTCCGACTCATCGTCGGCATTTCTGATGCAGAAAGGCATGATCGATTTCGGCATCGTCGGTGCAGACAGAATTGCATCAAACGGCGATACCGCCAATAAAATCGGCACCTGTGCACATGCCATCAGCGCCTATCACCACAAGATTCCGTTCTACATCGCAGCTCCTGTTTCCACCATCGATATCACGATCGACAACGGCACACAGATCCCGATCGAAGAACGCAATGGCGATGAATTGCGCACCATTTTTGGAACCCAGGTTGCCACACCAACAACCCCGGTCATCAACTATGCCTTCGACGTCACCCCGAACCAGTTCATCAACGGGATCGTCACCGACAAAAAAGCCGTTACGGGCAACTACAGCCAAGAGCTGCAGAAGCTCTTCACGTAA
- a CDS encoding cytochrome ubiquinol oxidase subunit I codes for MDALFLARLQFALTSVFHFFFVPLTLGLSIFVAIMETAYVKTGNEMYKRLTKFWGNIFLINFAVGVVTGIVMEFQFGLNWSQYSRFVGDIFGVPLAIEALLAFFLESTFLGIWVFGWEKLPKKLHAATIWIVAIASNLSALWILVANSFMQSPVGYRMSEDGSRAEMTDFWALLFNPHVWVQFPHVVAGGLTTGAFLVIAISLYHIIRKKGETEPFKKSLKYGSIYAFVGTVLVTLAGHTQMQDILKTQPMKVAAAEALWESENPASFSLFTIGNEAELRDVFSIRIPGMLSFLAYNKFEGEVKGIKELQAEYEETYGPGDYIPPVAISYWSFRMMVGAGTLMLMTAALALFYVLRDRYDFPKWASTLMFWSFLLPYLANSTGWLLAEIGRQPWIVFGLLKTEDAVSPASVVSSAEVMFSMIVFVLIYALLSVLDVYLIKKAAIAGIEPAEPNEGRI; via the coding sequence ATGGACGCACTCTTTCTTGCAAGACTCCAGTTTGCCCTGACATCGGTGTTTCACTTCTTCTTTGTCCCGCTCACGCTCGGGCTCTCCATTTTCGTCGCGATTATGGAGACCGCTTACGTGAAAACGGGCAATGAGATGTACAAACGCCTGACAAAATTCTGGGGCAACATTTTTCTCATCAACTTCGCCGTCGGGGTGGTCACCGGCATCGTCATGGAATTCCAGTTTGGCCTTAACTGGTCGCAATACTCCCGATTTGTCGGAGACATTTTCGGGGTTCCGCTGGCAATCGAAGCCCTCCTGGCATTTTTTCTCGAATCGACATTTCTTGGAATCTGGGTGTTCGGTTGGGAAAAACTTCCGAAAAAACTTCATGCTGCAACCATCTGGATTGTCGCCATCGCGTCAAACCTTTCTGCGCTATGGATCCTGGTAGCGAACTCATTCATGCAGTCGCCGGTCGGATACCGCATGTCAGAAGACGGTTCACGCGCTGAAATGACGGATTTCTGGGCTCTGCTGTTCAATCCACACGTCTGGGTGCAATTCCCGCATGTGGTTGCAGGAGGCCTGACAACAGGAGCATTTCTCGTCATCGCCATAAGTCTTTACCATATTATCAGGAAGAAAGGGGAGACAGAGCCGTTCAAAAAATCACTCAAATACGGCTCAATCTATGCGTTTGTCGGTACCGTGCTGGTCACCCTGGCCGGCCACACCCAGATGCAGGACATCCTCAAAACACAGCCCATGAAAGTCGCCGCGGCAGAAGCACTCTGGGAAAGTGAAAATCCTGCAAGTTTTTCCCTTTTCACCATCGGAAACGAAGCTGAACTGCGTGATGTCTTCTCGATACGAATTCCCGGTATGCTCTCGTTCCTTGCCTACAATAAATTTGAAGGAGAAGTCAAGGGGATCAAGGAACTCCAGGCAGAATACGAAGAGACATACGGACCCGGCGACTATATTCCACCGGTAGCCATCTCCTATTGGAGTTTCCGGATGATGGTCGGCGCAGGAACGCTCATGCTGATGACGGCCGCCCTTGCGCTGTTCTATGTACTCAGAGACCGCTATGACTTCCCTAAATGGGCATCAACCCTGATGTTCTGGTCTTTCCTTCTGCCATATCTTGCAAACAGCACAGGGTGGCTCCTTGCCGAAATCGGCCGTCAGCCCTGGATTGTCTTCGGCTTGCTCAAAACAGAAGACGCAGTTTCACCGGCTTCTGTGGTCAGTAGTGCCGAGGTCATGTTTTCAATGATCGTCTTTGTGCTCATCTACGCACTGTTATCCGTTCTTGATGTTTATCTGATCAAAAAAGCTGCAATAGCCGGCATAGAACCCGCTGAACCAAACGAAGGGAGGATATAA
- the cydB gene encoding cytochrome d ubiquinol oxidase subunit II codes for MDLEILQIIWFVLITVLFTGFFFLEGFDYGVGILLPFISKDDRERRAVINTIGPFWDGNEVWLVTAGGAMFAAFPNWYATLFSGFYLALILMLVALILRGVAFEFRSKSDNPSWRNMWDWAIFAGSAIPSLLWGVALANIIRGVPIDENMNYAGGFFNLLNPYALACGIASLSIFTLHGAVFLTLKTKGGLQEKTMSIAKKAWAPATLLSLVFSVYTFIETDLFARLGVNPGIVPVFSVIALASVIFLLKNNASGWAFIMTGIAIAFSTITIFLGLFPRVMVSSLNPEWDLTIYNASSSEYTLGIMSIIALMFVPVVLVYQAWTYWIFRQRIGTDSELEY; via the coding sequence ATGGACCTTGAAATCTTACAAATCATCTGGTTCGTTCTTATTACGGTACTCTTTACCGGATTCTTCTTTCTTGAAGGCTTCGATTACGGAGTAGGCATTCTCCTGCCGTTCATCAGCAAAGACGATCGTGAACGCCGTGCCGTCATCAATACCATCGGCCCGTTCTGGGATGGAAACGAAGTCTGGCTCGTCACAGCTGGAGGTGCGATGTTTGCCGCATTTCCCAACTGGTATGCAACGCTCTTCAGCGGCTTCTATCTTGCCCTTATTCTGATGCTTGTTGCGCTCATTCTGCGTGGTGTCGCTTTCGAATTCCGCAGTAAAAGCGATAATCCGTCATGGAGAAACATGTGGGATTGGGCAATATTTGCCGGAAGCGCCATCCCATCACTCCTCTGGGGTGTTGCCCTGGCAAACATCATCAGAGGCGTACCGATTGATGAAAACATGAATTATGCCGGAGGATTCTTCAATCTGCTCAATCCCTATGCGCTGGCGTGCGGTATCGCATCATTGAGTATTTTCACCCTGCACGGCGCAGTCTTCCTTACCCTTAAGACGAAAGGCGGGCTTCAGGAAAAAACGATGTCCATCGCAAAAAAAGCATGGGCACCAGCCACCCTGCTCTCACTCGTCTTCTCGGTCTATACGTTCATAGAAACCGACCTCTTCGCCCGTCTCGGCGTCAATCCGGGCATTGTTCCGGTTTTCAGCGTCATCGCGCTGGCATCGGTCATTTTTCTGCTGAAAAACAATGCAAGCGGCTGGGCGTTTATCATGACAGGTATCGCGATAGCTTTTTCAACAATCACTATTTTTCTCGGTCTCTTCCCGAGGGTCATGGTGTCAAGTCTGAACCCGGAATGGGATCTGACAATCTACAACGCTTCATCATCGGAATATACCCTTGGCATCATGAGCATCATTGCGCTCATGTTCGTACCGGTTGTACTGGTCTACCAGGCCTGGACATACTGGATATTCCGTCAGAGAATCGGCACCGACTCGGAACTCGAATACTGA
- the cydD gene encoding thiol reductant ABC exporter subunit CydD yields the protein MNLDRRLLKLVTAQPRPFIGSIISGSLGGAALVAQAWLLCTVVTILFLEQSDIAAIPLYLLLFGAVSLLRALVSWTAQIEANRGTLSIKKNLHSRLTAVMASLGPNYTASKQSGQLSTTILRGIEALDPYFSQYIPQLFLSLIIPLTILAAVIPSDPLSGLILLGTAPLIPLFMILIGKAAQNMTEKQWKTLSRMSGYFLDVLQGLTTLKLFGRSRDRIASIEQMSEAFRASTMKVLKIAFLSSLTLELVGTIGTAIIAVQIGLRLLAGALDFHTAFFVLLLTPDFYLPLRQLGTKFHAGMEGVSAANEIFPVLEHESESTHPDKQTSSPVDPFRPISFNDVCVRYPGRTENALGPVSFTIEPGTKTAIIGQSGAGKTTCTQLLLRFITPSSGNISIGEDNLQSIPASQWQRHIAWVSQQPWLFNTSLRENLLMARPDATREELNAAIASSGLTALIDALPEGLETIIGEQGSRMSGGEAQRLAIARAFIRNAPILVLDEPTSHTDPHLEESLQKSLKTLMKGRTTIVIAHRLNTIMDADRIIVLHNGTILQEGTHEELIGKEGYYRTATMTARETGI from the coding sequence ATGAACCTCGACCGTCGTCTGCTGAAGCTCGTCACCGCACAGCCCCGGCCATTTATCGGATCGATCATCTCTGGTTCACTGGGGGGAGCAGCGCTTGTCGCCCAGGCATGGCTGCTCTGCACGGTCGTCACGATTCTCTTTCTCGAACAATCTGATATTGCTGCAATCCCCCTCTACCTGCTTCTCTTTGGTGCAGTAAGTCTGCTACGGGCTCTCGTGAGCTGGACGGCTCAAATTGAAGCAAACCGCGGCACGCTCAGCATCAAAAAAAACCTTCATTCGCGCCTGACAGCAGTCATGGCATCACTCGGGCCAAACTATACCGCATCGAAACAGAGCGGTCAGCTCAGCACCACTATTCTCAGAGGCATCGAAGCGCTTGATCCATACTTCAGCCAGTATATCCCCCAGCTTTTTCTCTCACTCATCATCCCGCTCACCATCCTTGCCGCCGTTATCCCTTCGGATCCTCTGAGCGGACTTATCCTTCTCGGGACCGCACCGCTCATTCCCCTGTTTATGATCCTCATCGGAAAAGCCGCACAGAACATGACCGAAAAACAATGGAAAACCCTGAGCAGGATGAGCGGCTACTTTCTTGATGTCCTGCAAGGCCTGACAACGCTCAAGCTCTTTGGCAGAAGCCGTGACAGAATCGCCTCAATAGAACAGATGAGTGAAGCCTTCAGAGCATCAACCATGAAAGTGCTCAAAATTGCCTTTCTCTCATCGCTCACTCTTGAACTTGTCGGTACGATAGGAACGGCTATCATTGCCGTTCAAATAGGATTGAGACTTCTTGCCGGAGCGCTTGACTTCCATACAGCCTTTTTTGTCCTGCTGCTGACACCTGATTTCTACCTCCCCCTGCGCCAGCTCGGGACCAAATTTCATGCCGGTATGGAGGGTGTCAGTGCTGCAAATGAGATCTTCCCCGTTCTTGAACATGAATCCGAATCAACCCATCCGGACAAACAAACATCCTCACCAGTTGATCCATTCAGACCGATCAGCTTCAACGATGTCTGCGTTCGCTATCCGGGCCGTACCGAAAACGCGCTCGGCCCGGTCAGCTTCACCATTGAGCCGGGCACAAAAACAGCCATTATCGGTCAAAGCGGTGCAGGAAAAACCACCTGTACACAGCTCCTCCTTCGATTCATCACCCCGTCATCAGGCAATATTTCCATCGGTGAAGACAACCTGCAGTCGATCCCTGCATCTCAATGGCAGCGTCATATAGCATGGGTATCCCAACAGCCATGGCTTTTCAATACCTCTCTACGCGAAAACCTGCTGATGGCAAGACCTGATGCAACCAGGGAGGAACTCAATGCGGCAATAGCATCCAGCGGATTGACAGCGCTCATCGATGCGCTTCCGGAGGGACTGGAAACAATTATCGGCGAACAGGGATCGCGGATGAGCGGCGGAGAAGCGCAACGTCTGGCCATAGCCAGGGCATTCATACGAAATGCTCCGATCCTCGTTCTCGACGAGCCCACATCGCACACCGATCCTCATCTTGAAGAGAGTCTGCAGAAATCGCTCAAAACCCTCATGAAAGGACGAACGACGATTGTCATCGCACACCGCCTCAACACTATCATGGATGCCGACAGGATTATCGTTCTCCACAACGGCACCATTCTGCAGGAAGGAACGCATGAAGAGCTCATCGGCAAAGAGGGCTACTACCGAACAGCCACCATGACAGCCAGGGAGACAGGGATATGA
- the cydC gene encoding thiol reductant ABC exporter subunit CydC, translating to MTVLLKLLRLVRPFTWWMILAIITGFATIGSSIGLLMTAAWLLSKAALHPSFHELQIAIVGVRFFGIARGALRYIERLVAHSTTFRLLSNIRVWFYASLEPLAPARLQQYKSADLLQRIVGDIDALENLYARVIAPPATAMMISGLLWVLLGYFSWEISLTVLLFHGAAALVIPLISGMLNRGSALQLSRTKAHQQAATIDYVQGMAELQLFGQIERHLETMRAQKQQELNIQRKQALVQRAHEPLIGLCMNAAVITVLWKLGPLVTSGAIESIWTAVIVVGIMASFEAFLPLPDALQHLETDREAGKRIFDIIDTEPAVTTPPHPLEFPSDHSISFSNVTFCYPGSATPALRNISFDARHGEKTAIVGPSGSGKSTITSLLLRFYNTTEGSITIGGTGLQQMDPDIVRRNISIVSQKTYLFAETIRQNLLLGNPQANDQQLANALQQAGIGAFARKLDQWAGQHGMQLSGGERQRIAIARTILQQAPLIMLDEATASLDTITEKKVMEQMISLTHNKTLLVITHKLQAMEQFDRIIVLDRGTIVEEGSHSDLLQQKGIYSSMWKLQHETVIPDIL from the coding sequence ATGACAGTACTACTGAAACTTCTTCGACTGGTCCGCCCTTTCACATGGTGGATGATACTGGCCATCATAACAGGATTTGCGACGATAGGAAGCAGCATCGGTCTCCTGATGACCGCTGCATGGCTGCTCTCAAAAGCAGCCCTCCATCCGTCGTTCCATGAACTTCAGATCGCCATTGTCGGTGTGAGGTTTTTCGGCATCGCAAGAGGAGCATTGCGATATATAGAGCGACTGGTTGCACACAGCACAACATTCAGACTGCTGTCGAACATCAGAGTATGGTTCTATGCATCACTGGAACCGCTTGCTCCCGCAAGGCTACAGCAATACAAAAGCGCGGACCTGCTGCAGCGCATCGTAGGCGATATCGATGCGCTCGAAAATCTCTACGCACGCGTCATCGCACCGCCAGCAACCGCGATGATGATTTCGGGGCTGCTCTGGGTGCTTCTGGGCTACTTTTCGTGGGAAATCTCCCTGACAGTCCTCCTGTTCCATGGCGCAGCCGCCCTCGTCATCCCTCTCATTTCAGGAATGCTGAACCGGGGAAGTGCACTGCAGCTCTCCAGAACGAAAGCGCATCAGCAGGCAGCAACGATAGACTATGTGCAAGGAATGGCTGAACTGCAGCTTTTCGGTCAAATTGAGCGCCATCTCGAAACCATGCGGGCACAGAAGCAGCAGGAACTCAATATTCAGCGAAAACAGGCACTTGTTCAGCGGGCGCATGAACCGCTCATCGGCCTGTGCATGAACGCCGCCGTCATCACGGTGCTATGGAAACTGGGCCCCCTGGTCACATCAGGCGCAATAGAAAGCATATGGACCGCCGTCATTGTGGTAGGCATCATGGCCTCATTTGAAGCATTTCTTCCACTTCCCGATGCCCTGCAGCACCTTGAAACCGATAGAGAAGCGGGAAAAAGAATCTTTGACATTATCGATACAGAACCTGCTGTAACCACTCCTCCGCACCCTCTCGAATTCCCATCCGACCACTCCATCTCGTTCAGCAATGTCACCTTCTGCTATCCCGGGTCGGCAACCCCTGCGCTCCGAAACATCTCATTCGATGCGCGACACGGAGAAAAAACAGCTATCGTCGGACCAAGCGGATCGGGCAAATCGACAATAACGTCACTGCTGCTCAGATTCTACAACACGACTGAAGGAAGCATCACCATCGGAGGAACCGGCCTGCAGCAGATGGATCCAGACATCGTCCGTCGCAACATCAGCATCGTCAGTCAGAAAACATACCTCTTTGCCGAAACCATCCGGCAGAACCTGCTCCTCGGCAATCCGCAAGCCAATGATCAGCAGCTCGCCAACGCGCTCCAACAAGCAGGAATAGGAGCCTTCGCACGTAAACTCGACCAATGGGCCGGTCAGCACGGCATGCAGCTGAGCGGAGGAGAGAGGCAGCGCATTGCAATAGCCAGAACCATCCTTCAGCAGGCCCCCCTCATCATGCTCGATGAAGCGACCGCGAGCCTGGATACCATCACCGAAAAAAAGGTCATGGAACAGATGATCTCTTTGACGCACAATAAAACCCTGTTGGTGATCACCCATAAACTCCAGGCAATGGAGCAGTTCGACAGAATCATTGTCCTTGACAGAGGAACCATCGTCGAAGAAGGTTCGCACAGCGACCTTCTTCAACAAAAAGGAATCTACTCATCAATGTGGAAACTGCAGCACGAAACGGTCATACCTGATATTCTCTGA
- a CDS encoding lipocalin family protein has product MLKRFLFLLPVLLMGCIKVPEGVRVVDGFELERYLGSWYEIARIENSFEKGFTSVVATYSRDDDGSVKVLNKGYDMEDGEWKETRGKAKFVGDPSQGELKVSFFGPFYSSYNIVDLDRENYSWAIVCGYKKSLFWILGREPEMDSALYEQLVQRAADLGFDTTALVRQEPLLSE; this is encoded by the coding sequence ATGTTAAAACGGTTTTTGTTTTTACTTCCTGTTCTGCTGATGGGCTGTATCAAGGTCCCTGAGGGTGTGCGCGTTGTCGATGGCTTTGAGCTTGAGCGTTATCTCGGATCATGGTACGAGATTGCCCGTATCGAGAACTCTTTCGAGAAGGGTTTCACGAGTGTTGTTGCTACCTATTCCCGTGATGATGATGGATCTGTCAAGGTTCTCAACAAGGGATATGACATGGAGGACGGGGAGTGGAAGGAGACCAGAGGAAAAGCTAAGTTTGTTGGCGATCCGTCTCAAGGCGAACTCAAGGTGTCGTTTTTCGGCCCTTTTTATTCGAGCTACAACATTGTCGATCTTGATCGGGAGAACTATTCCTGGGCGATAGTCTGCGGCTATAAAAAGTCGCTGTTCTGGATTCTTGGACGGGAGCCCGAGATGGATAGTGCGCTCTACGAGCAGCTGGTGCAGCGGGCGGCCGACCTGGGATTTGATACGACGGCTCTTGTGCGTCAGGAGCCGCTGCTTTCCGAGTGA
- the purU gene encoding formyltetrahydrofolate deformylase, which translates to MNRIDNLQPSLSAILLLACPDRRGLVSRLAHFIFEHGGNILDLDEHVDAGSGMFFIRVSWSMDGFSIPASDLEEVFRPLGREFQARWSIHTAETRERVALFVSKYDHCLQEILWRHRTGEFQIDIPLIISNHPDLGPLARHYGIAFHVYPITSENKLDQEQRELELLRAHRIDTVVLARYMQVLSDRFVDAMPERVINIHHSFLPAFSGGNPYRQAFERGVKIIGATSHYVTAELDEGPIIEQDIVRISHKDTLPDLVRKGRDLERLVLARALSRHVEHRVLVNGRKTIVFE; encoded by the coding sequence ATGAACCGCATCGATAACCTTCAGCCGTCTCTGTCGGCGATACTTCTCCTTGCGTGTCCTGATCGGAGAGGTCTTGTTTCTCGACTTGCTCATTTTATTTTTGAGCACGGAGGTAACATTCTTGACCTTGACGAGCATGTTGACGCCGGGTCGGGCATGTTTTTTATCAGGGTATCATGGAGTATGGACGGGTTTTCCATTCCTGCATCGGATCTGGAGGAGGTATTTCGTCCTCTTGGACGGGAGTTTCAGGCAAGGTGGAGTATTCATACGGCCGAGACCAGAGAGCGCGTTGCGCTTTTCGTATCGAAGTATGACCATTGTCTTCAGGAGATTTTGTGGCGTCACAGAACCGGCGAGTTTCAGATCGATATTCCCCTTATTATTTCCAACCACCCTGATCTTGGGCCTCTGGCGCGTCATTACGGAATCGCATTTCATGTCTACCCTATAACGAGTGAGAATAAATTGGATCAGGAGCAGCGTGAACTTGAGCTGCTCAGGGCGCATCGGATTGATACCGTGGTGCTTGCCCGTTATATGCAGGTGTTGTCGGACCGCTTTGTCGACGCTATGCCTGAGCGGGTGATCAATATCCACCACTCTTTTCTGCCGGCGTTTTCAGGCGGAAATCCCTATCGTCAGGCGTTTGAGCGTGGGGTTAAAATTATTGGCGCTACCAGTCACTATGTGACTGCAGAGCTTGACGAAGGGCCTATTATCGAGCAGGATATTGTCCGTATTTCCCATAAGGACACCCTGCCGGACCTTGTCAGGAAAGGGCGCGATCTGGAGCGTCTTGTGCTGGCAAGGGCCCTTTCGCGGCATGTGGAGCACCGGGTGCTGGTGAACGGGCGTAAAACGATTGTTTTTGAATGA
- a CDS encoding phosphatase PAP2 family protein yields the protein MQNNTIRLVTAVALAILCAASYLWMDLPVTDFLLATRPPLLTAIFKQITRLGESQWYLAGGLLVWLIFRKKDDRKASQGLLLFSSVAISGITANILKSLLGRARPRLYIHEQIYGFDFFHIDYAWLSFPSGHSATAIGAASVLALCFPRFRIPFYAAGILIALSRVILTQHYLSDIIAGSILGLATTIILYQHSFRKKIHAA from the coding sequence ATGCAAAACAACACCATACGTCTCGTGACGGCCGTCGCCCTTGCCATCCTCTGTGCTGCAAGCTATCTCTGGATGGACCTGCCTGTTACCGACTTCCTTCTGGCAACAAGGCCCCCTCTGCTCACCGCAATCTTCAAGCAGATCACCCGTCTGGGAGAATCGCAGTGGTATCTTGCAGGAGGGCTCCTGGTCTGGCTCATCTTCAGAAAAAAAGATGACCGTAAGGCATCACAAGGTCTGTTGCTCTTCAGTTCGGTAGCGATTTCCGGAATAACGGCCAACATACTCAAAAGTCTTCTTGGCAGAGCAAGACCGCGCCTCTATATCCATGAACAAATCTACGGGTTCGACTTCTTTCATATCGACTATGCCTGGCTCTCTTTCCCCTCGGGCCATTCCGCGACGGCAATCGGCGCAGCCTCCGTTCTGGCGCTTTGCTTTCCCCGTTTCAGGATCCCGTTCTATGCAGCAGGCATTCTCATCGCTCTGAGCAGAGTTATCCTGACACAGCACTATCTCAGCGACATCATCGCCGGCTCCATACTAGGCCTTGCCACAACCATTATTCTCTATCAGCACTCTTTCAGGAAAAAAATACATGCAGCCTAA
- a CDS encoding ArnT family glycosyltransferase: MQPKDNAHSLQDMLILAFLCIVSFYAWTGSVPLFDVDEGAFSEATREMLKSGNYLTTYLNGEPRFDKPILIYWLQLASISLFGINEFAFRLPSALASTLWAASIYLFAGKMLDRRAGFIAAAAMIPTLQITMIAKAAIADALLNSMLAISMFSIFLYYKERQQRFVLIAFTAIGLGTLTKGPVAILIPLVVSALFFLSQRETKAWLKAIFNPSGIALFLLIVLPWYTLEYLDQGMRFIEGFILKHNIERFSTPFEQHTGSIWYYLPVLLAGLTPSTGLIIPLATEIKKLVKTPLSAYLLIWFGFVFLFFSFSGTKLPHYIIYGYTPLFILFAMVFKTIKKPWLLGIWPALILVALSMAPLFIARIALSASNPYIRDLLHGALKLMGPEYTILLVSIALITLLVWTAGKIPARYRLAATGAIFCLAFNQVIMTRAGELLQQPVKEAALLARNNGYKIVMWKVNYPSFLVYSGNSVEKRAPKPGEIVFTSVKYIDRLNASEILYQKNGLVLAKIQQ, translated from the coding sequence ATGCAGCCTAAAGATAACGCACACTCATTGCAGGACATGCTCATACTGGCTTTTCTCTGCATTGTCAGTTTCTATGCCTGGACGGGCTCCGTGCCGCTCTTTGACGTCGATGAAGGAGCATTCAGTGAAGCGACAAGAGAGATGCTGAAAAGCGGAAACTACCTGACAACCTATCTCAACGGTGAACCGCGTTTCGACAAGCCAATTCTGATCTACTGGCTGCAACTGGCAAGCATATCCCTTTTCGGCATCAATGAATTCGCTTTCCGCCTTCCTTCGGCACTGGCATCGACGCTATGGGCAGCATCGATCTACCTCTTTGCTGGCAAGATGCTCGATCGCCGCGCAGGATTTATTGCCGCAGCGGCAATGATCCCCACCCTGCAGATCACAATGATCGCCAAAGCAGCCATTGCCGATGCCCTGCTCAACAGCATGCTCGCCATCAGCATGTTCTCCATTTTTCTCTATTACAAAGAACGACAGCAGCGCTTCGTGCTCATCGCTTTTACTGCAATAGGGCTCGGCACTCTGACCAAAGGACCGGTTGCCATCCTCATCCCGCTTGTTGTCTCGGCACTCTTTTTTCTAAGCCAAAGAGAAACAAAAGCCTGGCTGAAAGCGATATTCAATCCTTCAGGCATCGCACTGTTTTTGCTTATCGTTCTGCCATGGTACACCCTGGAATATCTTGATCAGGGAATGCGCTTCATCGAAGGCTTTATCCTCAAACACAACATAGAGCGCTTCAGCACCCCTTTTGAACAGCACACCGGCTCAATCTGGTACTACCTCCCGGTCCTCCTGGCTGGATTAACGCCCTCAACGGGGCTCATCATCCCTCTGGCGACAGAGATAAAAAAACTCGTCAAAACGCCCCTCTCAGCCTATCTGCTGATCTGGTTCGGATTCGTATTCCTCTTTTTTTCTTTCTCCGGAACGAAACTCCCCCACTATATCATCTACGGCTATACCCCGCTCTTCATCCTCTTTGCCATGGTCTTCAAGACGATAAAAAAACCATGGCTGCTTGGAATCTGGCCCGCTCTGATCCTCGTCGCACTCTCGATGGCCCCGTTGTTCATCGCCAGAATTGCGCTATCAGCGAGCAACCCCTATATACGCGATCTCCTGCATGGTGCCCTGAAGCTCATGGGCCCCGAATACACAATCCTGCTTGTCTCCATTGCCCTCATAACCCTGCTTGTCTGGACAGCCGGAAAGATCCCTGCCCGTTACAGACTCGCCGCAACAGGAGCAATCTTCTGCCTCGCCTTCAACCAGGTTATCATGACTCGAGCCGGAGAACTGCTCCAGCAGCCAGTCAAGGAAGCTGCTCTTCTGGCCAGGAACAACGGCTACAAAATCGTCATGTGGAAAGTCAACTACCCCTCTTTTTTAGTATATTCGGGAAATTCAGTTGAAAAAAGAGCCCCCAAACCAGGTGAGATTGTCTTCACATCGGTCAAATATATCGACCGGTTGAACGCCAGCGAGATTCTCTATCAGAAAAACGGTCTGGTTCTTGCAAAAATCCAACAATAA